From the Lysinibacillus fusiformis genome, the window TAGACTCCTGCGAATAAAAGCAGCATTAAATCCACATGGTCACTCGTCGTAGCTCCCTCAGGTGTGCGCATTAGGCCATAAAGTATCCATGGTTGACGTCCCACTTCGGCAAGCCACCAACCTGCCTCAATCGCGATAATTGATAGTGGTCCTCCCGCTACGATAATCCATCTATACCATCGTGAATGAATAAACTGCCAGCCCCGTGCTTTCCCTACAACATAAAGTAATGAAACTAGTACCATAAACATACCAATGGAAACCATGATATCAAAGAGATAGTGAATATAGAGTGGCGGTAGATCCTGTTCCTCAAATTGATCTAAGCCAATTACCTCTGCATTAGGATTAAAATGTGCAAGAATACTTAAAGCATACGGAATTTTGATGGCATATTTAACTTCTTCTCCATCTAAGACACCAAATAATACAAGTGATGCCTTACCCTCTGTTTCAAAATGCCATTCTGCTGCGGCTAGTTTTTCGGGTTGATATTCAGCTAAGTATTTTCCTGAAAAATCTCCAATCACAGCTGCTGCAATGGAGAAGATCAAGCCAATTTTCATTAGTAAAAGTAATGATTTTTTATGGTATACATGCTTCGAGCCTTTTAGCATTCTATATCCTGCAATAGCTGCTAGCACAAATGCCGATGTCATATACGCTGTCACAAGTACATGTGCAACCTTTGTTGGCATAGCGGGGTTAAACATTGCAAGAAAAGGTTGAATATTAACAAGTTCTCCGTCTACAATATCAAATCCTCTTGGTGCGTTCATAAAAGCATTGACGATTGTAATGAATACTGCTGACATCGATGCTCCCACAGCAACAGGGATTAACAGTAGCATATGCTTTTTCTGACTATCAAAGCGGTCCCATGTATATAAATAGATGCCTAAGAATATGGCCTCAAAGAAAAATGCAAACGTTTCCATAAAAAGCGGTAACGCAATCGTTTGACCAGCAAGTTGCATAAAGTTTGGCCACAATAATGAAAGTTGTAAGCCAATCGCGGTCCCAGTTACAACACCAACTGCTACAGTAATGACAAAACCGCGGGCCCAACGTCTTGCCATTAAGATATAATGCTCATCATTCTTTTTATACCCAGTCCATTGAGCAATCATAATCATTAACGGGACGCCCACACCAATCGTTGCATAAATAATATGGAACGATAATGTTAACTCCGTTAATGCTCGGCTCCAATAGACCGCTGATTCATTAATCATCTCATTGCCCCCCTTAACTTCCGAATATTCTTCCAAGAATAGAAAGTAGCATAATGATTGCAACACCAAAACTTAGCCATATAAGCTTCTTTTCTTGTGACTTATACAAAGGCAACACTTCCTTTC encodes:
- a CDS encoding cytochrome ubiquinol oxidase subunit I, with protein sequence MINESAVYWSRALTELTLSFHIIYATIGVGVPLMIMIAQWTGYKKNDEHYILMARRWARGFVITVAVGVVTGTAIGLQLSLLWPNFMQLAGQTIALPLFMETFAFFFEAIFLGIYLYTWDRFDSQKKHMLLLIPVAVGASMSAVFITIVNAFMNAPRGFDIVDGELVNIQPFLAMFNPAMPTKVAHVLVTAYMTSAFVLAAIAGYRMLKGSKHVYHKKSLLLLMKIGLIFSIAAAVIGDFSGKYLAEYQPEKLAAAEWHFETEGKASLVLFGVLDGEEVKYAIKIPYALSILAHFNPNAEVIGLDQFEEQDLPPLYIHYLFDIMVSIGMFMVLVSLLYVVGKARGWQFIHSRWYRWIIVAGGPLSIIAIEAGWWLAEVGRQPWILYGLMRTPEGATTSDHVDLMLLLFAGVYAVLAVGSIVVLVRMFKKNPIEREIEDRHTEKGGDIL